AAATGCCAGGGATTCTCGTACGTGCTGGGCCGAAAAGGAATGCTTGATCTGCTTTGAAATTTCGTTGGGGAGAGCTCCCTTCATCAAGGGGGCCAGTTCGCGTACAATGGAATTCACGGCAGAATCGTAGTAGGCGAAAGTGTCCGCATTCAATACACGGATGCGTTGTTCAGACGCGATGCGGGTCATTTCATTGAAGAAATGTGTTTTCTTTTTGTCGTCCTTGGCGTTTCCGAATTCCACAAGATTCACGAAGTAATCGTAATCTGCTCCGGTGAGGCCCATGGCCGCAGCCACCTTGGGAATACCCACCCGACTTAGGGAACTTTTGCCGTCGCATACCAATTTCAGATAGGAGGGAGAGGCAAAGCCTGCAGCCTTGGAAAAGTCACGCCAGGTAAAGGCAGACTTTTTCTTTCGGTCTTCGTAGTAATCCTGCATGCAGGCACGATAGTCTTGATATTCAAAAACGGGCTTCATATTGCTAAAAATAGACTATTCAATGATACAGAAGTCAGTGTTTTTTACGAAAAATGGAGTATTTATGGATTATTTGTAAGAAAATGTATGCGAATGAAACAAAAAGGACTGCGAATGATACAAAATGAGCTGGATGTCTAATGTGGTTTAATTTGGATGGCGTTTGGGGAAATGGTTCATGCTTTTATCAATAAAATGAATAGATTTTAAAATGGGATTATTAACTTGAGTGTAGTATGGTGAAAAAAATCGTTTTTCTTATTGTTTGGACTATTTTTGCGGGATATGCACTGTGTGCAGAAAATGGACCGAAAACGGTTCGTGTTGGTTATTACCATAGTGAGAATTTCCAGGATGGCGGTCAGGGGACTCCTCTGTATGGTTATGCCTACGAGTACTATCAGCGTGTAGCCCAGTATACGGGCTGGCGCTATGAATACGTCTTTGGATCCTTCGATGAAATTTACGATCAATTCCTGAAGGGTAATGTGGACTTGATGGCTGGTCTCGCACACTCTAAGGAACGAGAACAGTACATGGGTTTTTCCAAACACCCTATGGGTCGTGAGGTTTATCAATTCATAAAGAGGGCGGGGGATAGAAGCCTCTTTGGAAATCCCATGTCCATGCAGGGAAAGCGTATTGGTGTTCTGGGTGACGGAATGGATCAATCCTTGCGACAGTTTCTTGCGGAGAATCAAATCCAATCTCAGGTAATTGTTTATAAGAATGGAACTTTATGTGAGCGGGCTCTTGCTCAGGATTCCATTGATGTTGCTGTTGTGGAAACTCGTGGCTTGGAAGTGAAGTCTGATTTTGAAGTGTTCTTCAAGATGAGCAATTCCTTCTACTATCTGTGCGTTACGAAAAAACGTCCTGATTTGTTGGTGGAGTTACATCGCGCCTTAGGACAGTTGGTTGAAGACGATCCCATTATTACCGCAAAACTTTTCAATAAGTACGTTCGTCCTAGTTCGGTGAGTAAAAACCTATCGCCGATGGAAAAAGAATGGCTAGCTGGGCATGATACCTTAAAAATCGGGTATCTAAAAGGAATGCTTCCCTATAGTGACCTTTTGAATGAAGATAATGCGCCCTCGGTTTCTAGCACAAAAGAAAACATGACTGTTCTAGGCGATCTGCCGACGGGTATCGTCAGCGACATTTTTCTGGAAATGTCTAGATATCTGAGCGTAAAAAAGTTTGTCCTGAAATATACGGCTTACGACTCCTACGATTCTCTGGTAGCATCGATTGCTCGAGGTGGTGTTGATGTTGGATTCCCTACAGGTGGTAACCTATACTGGGCTGAAAAGAATGGAATTTATGAATCTTCGGCTGTGATTAGATCTGAAGCCACTCTTGTGTTTAAAGGTGCTTTTAATGAATCCGCCTTTC
This Fibrobacter sp. UWEL DNA region includes the following protein-coding sequences:
- a CDS encoding TIGR02147 family protein; the protein is MKPVFEYQDYRACMQDYYEDRKKKSAFTWRDFSKAAGFASPSYLKLVCDGKSSLSRVGIPKVAAAMGLTGADYDYFVNLVEFGNAKDDKKKTHFFNEMTRIASEQRIRVLNADTFAYYDSAVNSIVRELAPLMKGALPNEISKQIKHSFSAQHVRESLAFLVKAGLLREVGVNAYEQTDKAITGSGEAIPLAIRSMNRQMIDLARESLDIVDSNERNVSGVTMGVNADTFKQISDELNACRKKIIAIANKCDNIDQVYRLNLQLFPLTEKV